From Sinorhizobium sp. B11:
GAGCGCCAAGGAGAGCGACGAAGGCCTCGTATTCCATACGTTAGGCGAGGCGAATTGACGCCTCTGCCACTTCCGGCCTTCCCAAGCTACGGACCCTGATTTATCTCCATTGCTTAGGAATAGGGAGAGCCGGTCATGTCGTTGCCGTCGCGTATGCGTTTTGTCGATGTGCCCTCGTTCGGTGGGCCGGAGGCAATGGTCATTGCGGATGGACCTGTGCCGGCGCCGTCGGAAGGTCAGATCCTCGTCCGCACCGAAGCGGTCGGCATCAACCGGCCCGATATTTCACAGCGCCAGGGCAGCTATCCGCCGCCGAAAGATGCGAGCCCCATTCTCGGCCTCGAACTCGCCGGGGAAGTGGTCGCGATCGGGCCTGGCGTGACGGGTTATTCGCTGGGCGAAAAGGTCTGCGGCCTAGCCAATGGCGGCGCTTATGCCGAGTATTGCCTTCTGCCGGCCGGTCAGGCTCTGCCCTTCCCGAGAGGGTTCGATGCGGTGAAGGCAGCGGCCCTTCCCGAGACCTTCTTTACCGTCTGGGCAAACCTTTTTCAGATGGCCGGCCTGACGGAAGGCGAGAAAGTGCTGATCCATGGCGGCTCCAGCGGCATCGGCACGACCGCGATCCAGCTCGCCAAGGCTTTCGGTGCCGAGGTTTATGCGACCGCCGGCTCGAAGGAAAAGTGTGAGGCCTGCGAGAGGCTTGGCGCCAGGCGCGCCATCAACTACAGGCAGGAAGATTTCGCCGCCGTCATCAGGGAAGAAACCGGCCATGGTGTCGATATCGTCCTCGATATGATTGGCGCCGCCTATTTCGAGAAGAACATCGCCTCGCTGGCCAAGGACGGCTGCCTCTCCATCATCGCCTTCCTGCAGGGCGCGGTTGCCGAAAAGGTCAATCTGGCGCCGATCATGGTCAAGCGCCTGACTGTGACAGGCTCCACCATGCGCCCGCGCACGGCGGAGGAGAAGCGGGCGATCCGCGACGATCTTCTCTCCGAGGTCTGGCCGCTTCTGGAAGCCGGCACGGTCGCACCCGTCATCTACGAGACCTTTGCATTCGAGGATGTAGCGGCCGCTCATCGGCTGATGGAGAGCAGCAACCACATCGGCAAGATCATGCTGAAACTCGGCTGAAGCGTGTCGCACAAGAGTGTATAGCGGTTTTGCGATCGCGACATACTCTAACTCTTTGAATCTACGCATCGGGCTTTCCGAAAATCGATTCCGATTTTCGGTTCGATGCTGTGAGCGACAGCGCTGCGCCTGTCGCAATCAACCCGGGCAATGCCATGATGAGATAGAGCCAGCTCGCCGCAGACAATGCACCCGCAATGCCGCCCGGCTCAACCAGTCCCGTGCCGTTGGCAATGACACCGGCGAAGGCCGCGCCGAAAGCGCTGCCGAGCGAGCTTATGGTCGGGATGGCGGCTGAAGCCTTGTCCTGCTCGCTGTCGGCTACCAGCTTCAGCACCTTGGCGACGAGATGTGCCCAGCCGAGGCCGACACCAAAACCCATCATGAACATGGCGACGGCCGCCGGTGCGAGGATGATGAGGCGCGCCTCAGGGTTCTCGCGGGCAAGGAAGACGGCCAGCATGGCTGTCGCTGCGGCTTCGGTCGAACAGCCCACAATGATCGCGGCGTTGGCTTTCCTGCCGGAGAAGGAGCCGCTGAAAAAGGCCGCCACCGTCCAGCCGAGCGCGACGAGAGCCACCAGATAGCCCGAAATCAGCGGCGTTACCCCGTGCAGAACCTGCAGGAAATAGGGAATGAAGATATCGCTGACGAGAACGAAGTTGAGGCCGAGCATCGTCAGATAGACACGCGATATCGGCTGGCTCAGTGTCACCGCGCCCAAGGGCAGCAACCGGTTGTTTCCCCTGCGTTCCATGACGAGCATGGCGCCGACGGCGACGATTGAAACGCCGATCAGCCCAATCTTGGCAGTCGTCAACTCGATTGTGCCAGCGGTGCAGACCAGCAGCACCGCTGCAAGCAGCAGGCAGATCTGCGCGACCGGCATTTTTGTGTGTTCCCGGTCGTCCTTGGCCTGCGGCAGGAGCCGCGGCGCCAGCACCGCCATCAATACGCCGAGCGGGACAAGCACGGCGAAGGCGTAGCGCCAGGCGCTGCCATGCGCAAAGAAGCCGCCGAGCGTCGGGCCAATGACGGTCGAAATACCCCAGATCGCCGCATAGAGCGTGGACGCCTTGGGCCAGAGCGGTTCTGGATAGACAAAACGGATGAAGGCGTAGCAAAGGGCGGCGAGTGCGCCGGTGCCGAAACCCTGCACCGTACGGCCGATCAGCACGACCGGCATTGAAGGTGCAGCCGCACAAAGCAGGCTGCCGACGCCGAAGATCACAGCCGCGATGACATAGACACTGCGCAGCCCGATAGTCCTTGGCCGCATGGCCATGAAGATCGCGCCCAATATGGTGGCGGCGATATAAAGCGTCGTGACCAGTGAAAACAGCTCCAGCCCACCGACATCGCGCACAATGCTCGGCGCGATCGTTGCTGTAATGTAGCTTTCCACGGCAGAGATTGTCATGCCGCCGCCAAGCATCAGCGTCGCCGGCAGAAGCGTGGGAGAAAACAGCTGGAAGACGGAAGTGGTCGAGCCTGACGGTTCCAAGGCGGTCTCGGACATGATGAATCCTTGCGTTTTTCCTGACCCGTGATTATTTTCCAAGTTATGAATTGGAAAATTGCATGAGCACCGGATTAAAACAAGAGATAACTTGGAAAATATGCGCCAGTCCCCTGTCAATCGTATCCTGATCCTGTTGAAGACAGAAGGGCCGCAGCTTGCTGCTGCGCTCGGCGATGCGCTCGGTATTTCCGGCGAAGCCGCTCGCCAGCAGCTTGCGAAGATGGCCGAGGAGGGGCTGGTGGAGCCCGTCAGCGTCGCCGCCAGGGGCAGGGGGCGTCCGAGCCAGCTCTGGCATCTGACAGCGGAAGGTAACAGTCATTTCCCTGACGGCCACGCCGAGCTCACGGCGACGTTGCTGACAACGGTGGTTCAGCAACTCGGCCCCGCAGCACTCGATACCGTCATAACTGCGCGCGAAAACGAAACGCTGCAGCGCTATCGCGACGAACTCGCAGACAAGCCGGATCTTGCTGCCCGCGTGGAGGGGCTGGCCGCCATCCGCAGCCGCGAGGGCTATATGGCCGATAGCTGGCAGGAGGAGGATGGATCATTGATGCTGGTCGAGAACCATTGTCCGATCTGCGCGGCGGCAACCGCCTGCGCCGGTTTTTGCCGTTCCGAGCTCGATACTTTCCGCAGCGTGCTTTCGGCCAGGGTCGAGCGCAGCGAACACATCCTGCTTGGGGCACGACGCTGCGCCTATCGCATCACACCGCGATGACTTAGGCAGGCTGGCGCACGCCGCTGCCGCTTTCCAGATAGAGCAGGATCACGATGGTGGCGATGCCTGTCGCCGCCCCGACAAAGGCCGTACCGGAATAATCCGTTACCGCTGTTCCGAGCGCGAAAAGACCTGCGGCAACGCCAATGCCTATAAAGGTGTTGAGCGAGATGAGCGAACTGCCGAGACCCGGCCGGTCGGCGATGAGGTCCTGCAGATAGGTGATCGGCAGGCTGAGGATGGCAGCAGCCCCACAGGCATTGAGACCGAGCAGCGCATAGAGCTGCCAGGGTGCGGTGGCAAAGCCGAGCAGCACCAGATAGAGGCAGTAGAGCACCGAGCCGAAAGCCAATACATGCACAGTGCGGAAACGTCGCTGTACAAGCCCCCACATCATCATGAAGGGCATTTCGAGAAAAGCCGTCAGGCCCGAGAGAAAGCCGACATCGACGACGCTGCCGCCGATCTTGTGCACGACGATGAGCGGCGAAACCATGCCGCTCAGCCGCTGCAGGCCGAGCAGCAGCGACATGACGAAAACACGGATGAAAACATCGGGCGCAAAGACCCGCTTCAGTGAAGCGAAGAAGCCCGGCTGGTTGGGGATCGTTTCGCGTACCGGTCCATTGCCGGGCGCAAAGAAGAAATAGAGACAGAAGCAGATGAGGCTTGCCACCGCCGCCACGCCATAAGCCGGCGTCATCGATGGCGAAGTGACCAGCGCAAGCCCGACCAGCCCGGGCGCCACCGCCCAGGACCCCGAATAGAGTGCGCGCACTGTCGAGGTGATGGCGACCGCTTCGCTGCGGACCAGCTGGTTGGTGCGCGCCCGCACGCTGGCAAAGAGCAGCGAATAGGTGGAATTGCTCATCGGCACGAGGAACAGCACCGAGAAGATGAAGACAGCGGGACTATGGATGAGCGCTATCGATCCGAAGCCGATCATACCGGCAATAGAAAGCGCAAGCACCAGCGGCCGTCTTTCCGTCAGCCTGTCCGACCATATGCCGAGCGTCAGGCTGATCGAGACATTGACGATGGCAGCAAAGAAGACCAGCGCCGAATAGGCGCCGTCACTCATGCCGAGTTCGCTGATGCCGATAATCGACTGGTAGGGAACGGTCGACGCATAGGTGAAGGCGAGCGCCACCAGCGTGACGGTTGGAATGCGGATGCGGCTGTCGCGGATGATGGAAGAGAATGAGGATGGCATGAAAACGAGTCCTGATACCCCACCTTTAGCCCCATAGCGTCCACACGGAAAACGATAGTTTGACGCACCGCCGGTCACTTCGTGTGATCGCTGTTTAGATGCTGTGATTGGCCGGCATCAGGCGCGAATTCCGTTGGCTTTCAGAGATGGAGGGGCTATGCCTCCTGCAGTCTCTTTACCCACATCCGGATCCTTGCCATGCCCAATCCCGTCCTCGTCGAAGTCACCAGGGGCCTCCTTGTCGAAAGCCGTCACAGCGGTTCTGTTGCGGTCGTGGATGGCGATGGCCGTGTCGCCTTTTCGCGTGGCGATATCGAAGCAAGTGTCTTCCCGCGCTCGGCCTGCAAGGCCATGCAGGCCCTGCCGCTGCTCGAAAGCGGCGCGGCGGATGCCTATGGCTTCGGCAACAGGGAGTTGGCGCTCGCCTGTTCCTCGCATAGCGGCGAGGATGAACATGTGGCGCTTGCCGCCTCCATGCTCTCGCGTGCCGGCCGTGACGTGGGGGCGCTGGAATGCGGCGCGCATTGGTCTTCGGACCAGAAGACGCTGATCCATCAGGCGCGCACGCTGGAGAAGCCGACGGCGCTTCATAACAATTGCTCCGGCAAGCATTCCGGTTTCATCTGCGTCTGCTGCCATCAGGATATCGATAGCAAGGGTTATGTCAGCTACGATCATCCGCTGCAGCAGCAGATCCGAGACGCCATGGGGGACCTGACGGGCGCCGCACTCGGTCATGATGTCTGCGGCACCGACGGCTGCTCCATTCCGACCTATGCCGTGCCGCTGAAAGCACTTGCTCATGGCTTTGCGAAGATGGCGACGGGTAATGGCCTCGGCCCCGAACGCGCGAAAGCTTCCCGCCGGCTCATCGAAGCCTGCATGGCCGAGCCCTTCTATGTGGCCGGCACCGGCCGTGCCTGCACCGAACTGATGCAGATCGCCCCCGGACGGATCTTTTGCAAGACGGGCGCGGAAGGTGTCTTCTGCGCGGCTATCCCGGAACAGGGAATTGCAATCGCATTGAAGTGTGATGACGGCACCACGCGCGCTGCCGAGGCCATGGTTGCCGCGACGCTTGCACGCCACTTCGAGAAGGGCGGCAAGGAACATGCCGCGCTGAGCGCTATGGCAAATAAATCGATGCGCAACTGGAACGGCATCCATGTCGGTGATGTCAGGGTGACAGATGCCTTTGCCTGATCGCTGCCCCGATCGCTGCATTGTTAAATATATAAGTTATAAAAAAATAAGAATTACCTAATATAAATGGAGGCACGTCCGGCGGTCAGCCGTGTCTTCGCCGCGACGGAGCGCATGAATACGGTTCCTCCTGATCTGCGAGGGCAGAACATGTTCGCAGGCCGCTATTTGTGGTGGATGCTGACTGGCATCACCCTCCTGATGTTCTTTACGCTCTGCTTCGATTACTTCACCTGGCTTGCGGTCCAGCTCTCCAATTGTGTGGAAATGGCCGGCTCCTGCATGCCGGTGGTGCAGTTCATGGCCGGTACGCTGAAAACTGCAGGCGTGTGGATTGCGATCGGGATTCTGTTTGGCGCTGCGCTGCTGCGGCTGAGCTATCTTTCGCTGCTGCGGCTTTGGGGGCTGCCGGTAATCCTGTGGTTTGTGGCCTCCATGCCCTTCCTGCTGTTCGTCGCGACCGGCGAACGCCTGCAATGGGCCGCGATATCTGAAGCACTTCCGTTGGCTTTCCTGTTTCTCGCCTCCTTGCTTGCCTATCTTGCCATTCCCTTCGAGGATGATGGCACTAGGCCCCTCGGCGCCTCGACTGTCCTACGCGGCATTGTCTACGCCGCGGCCTTCTATGGCGTTCTCGCCGCTGTTGCTGAAATGAACTGGCTTTCATCGATGGTGGCTAAGCTTCTAGGCATGCCGGCGCTCGCGGCCATCATTGCGAATGTCCAGCCACGCTTCCACGAGATACTGACGCTTGGGCTCGGCAATGTCCTGCCTGGTGTCTTCGTGCTTATGGTTTTCATCGCCGCGCTTGTCCTCAGCCTGCTGCCGCCGGGCATCGTTCCTCCGCTCCGCCGAAAGCGGGTCAAGCTGAGGCAATTGCGACATTGAGTTCGGCGTAGGGCTGAAGCCTTTCCCTAGGCATTTCTGCGGGCACGATCAGCCCCGCCACTTCGCTTGCGGCAAGCACTGTGCAGGGTGAAACGAGATCGAATTTCTCCGCCGTCAGCAGCACATGCGTCTCCGCCGAACACCGGGCGATATGCCGCTTGATGGCCGCCTCCTCGAAATCCCCGGTCGAAAATCCGTGCACGGGATGGACGGCCGTCACGCCGAGGAAGAAGAGATCCGGCCGCAGAGCGGAGATTGCAGCCATTGCGACCGCGCCTGTCGCCACCATGGAATGCTTGTAGAGCCTGCCGCCGCAGAGGATCACCTCGGCCGTCGGGTGATGCTCCAACTCGGCGGCGATCGTCGGGCTGTGGGTGGCGATCGTGAAGGCGATGTCGCGCGGCAGGTGACGGGCAACTTCTGCCGTCGTCGTGCCGCCGTCGAGAAATACCATCTGTCCGGCCTTCACCATCTGCGCCGCCCTCGCGCCGAGCCGCGCCTTGACGTCGGAAGCGACGTCGCGGCGGGCCGTGAAGTCTGGCAGGTCGGGGGCAATGGGCAAGGCGCCGCCATGCACGCGCTTCAATAGCCCTTCCGCCGCCATTTCGCGGAGGTCGCGGCGGATCGTGTCTTCCGAAAGCTCGAAATCCTCCGCCACGCGCTTGGCGATGACCTGCCCGTCGCGGCGCAGGATGTCGAGAATGAGGGTCTTGCGTTGGCTGGTCAGCATGAATGTTCTTGCACGAAAATTTACGGAATATCGTGAATATGCACGAATTGACTCGACATTCAAGAAATATCGTGCATTTTCGCGAAATCCCGTGCATGAGGCCGGGACTTGATGGAGTAGATCATGTTGATTTTGATTGCCGGGCCTTACAGGTCCGGGACGGGCGATGACCCGACGAAGATGGCTGCCAATCTCAAGCGCCTCGAGGAGCCGTCGCACGCGCTGTTCAAGGCTGGCCATGTGCCCATGATCGGCGAATGGGTGGCATTGCCGGTGTGGAACGCCGCCGGCGGCAAGTCGGTGGGTGACGATCTCTACGAGGAAATCTTCCATCCGGTCGCAGGCAGGCTGCTGCAGCTTTGCGAGGGCGTTCTGCGCCTGCCGGGCGACTCCAAGGGTGCCGATAATGACGTCCGCATCGCCACCGAGCGCGGCATTCCCGTCTGGCATCGGCTGGAGGATGTGCCGGGTTGTGCTTGAGGCCCTGCCTCTTCTTCCCGAGACGCAGAAGAGAAAGCGCCCCGGCGTCTTTCGCCGGTCCTGAAACTCGCGCTATAAGGCTCCCCGAAAGGGGAGTCTCATTATGCACACACTCTATTTCGCACCGGGTACCTGCGCTCTCGCAAGCCTTATTGCCCTGGAGGAATCCGGCCTTTCCTTCGATACGAAGAAGGTCAATACGCGGGAGAACGAGCAGCGCTCGGAAGCATTTCTGAAGATCAATCCGAAGGGCCGCGTTCCGGCGCTCCTCACCGACCGTGGCGTACTGACGGAGTCGACGGCGATTCTCGCCTACATCGCGCAGACGGCGCCGACCGCGAAACTCGCCCCGCTAGACGATCCGTTCGAGTTTGCCCGGCTGCAGGCTTTCAACGGATACATCTCTTCCACCGTGCATGTGAACCACGCCCACCGCCCGCGCGGTTCCCGCTGGGCTGATGACGAAGCTGCCCTGGAATCCATGAAGGCCAAGGTGCCGCAGACCATGGGTGAAAGCTTTGAGCTTATCGAGGCCGCCCTGTTCAGGGGGCCATGGGTGATGGGTGACAGTTATACGGTCGCCGACCCCTATCTTTTCGTCATGACCGGCTGGCTGCCGTCCGATGGCGTCGATCCCGCGCGTTTCCCGGGGATCAGCGCGCATTATGCCCGCATGCTGGAACGCCCTGCTGTTCAGCGCGCGCTGGCACGTGAAAAGGCCTGAGCACGGTAAGCAGATATCAGCTTCTTCGGCGCCCGGTACGTCCAGGCGTCGATCAGTCGCTGCTTGAGTTCATCGTCGCCGATGGCGGCGATCCGCACGGGCAGGTGCGGCCAGCCGACATAATGGTTCGTCTGAAAGTAGATGTCTGGCGCCATCGTCAATAGATGTTCCTTGTGGTCGATCGGGATCGAGATCACCACCGTTTCGTCGTTCTTGACCGCGACGAAGCTTTTGCCCCCGACCTTCAGCGCCAGGTTGCCATAAGACGTGCTTTCCTCGATGCCGGAAAGGCCAGCCTCCTTTGTCAACCGCTTCAATCGCGCCAGAATGCTCGCTATGCTTTCCATCGTAATGTCCGCCCTGAATCGTCCCCGGGCAGATTCTATCATATGTTCAGGCGCATTTCTCTAGTTGTCGTTGCAGGGGGCGTCCGGGCGCGGGGACCGGCAGCGGCAGATCGGCAAGCTCCCGCTGCGACATCGAGGCGATATCCGGGTGATCGAGAAGATCGTCACCCCTGTCATGTTCGCTGTGCGGTACCCTGGCGACAGGGTTGGATTCGTTCAAGAAAAACTTCAGCAACGACATCTTGCTCTCGCTTTCTGAGGGCGCAGCTCGGCTTTTGGCGCTACGGATTTCAGTTGGCCGGCCGTCCAATCTAGTCATGGAATGAAGATCGGCGTCCAATGATCGCAATATCAGCCGCGAACGCTTGCTTTTCAATTGAGATTACCGGTTTCCTGCTATAGGAAAACTATATGAGAAATCTCAACTCCGTGCATCTCAACGGCCTTCGCGCACTGGAAGCCGTCGGCCGGCTTGGCTCGCTTCAGGCGGCGGCGGATGAACTTGGCGTTTCCGTCGGCGCCGTCAGCCAGCAGGTCATCAAGGCCGAAGCCCAGCTTGGCCGACTGCTCTTCGAGCGCACGCCGAAAGGCATGCTGGTAACGGAAGCAGGCGCACCTGTCCTTGCCGCCCTGAACGAAGGCTTCCTCCGTCTTTCGGAAGCTGTCTCGATGGCGCAGCGAAAGGACGAATGCATTCTGACCATTTCGGTAGCACCCGTTCTCGCCGCCCGCTGGCTGGTCTGCCGGCTGGACCGTTTCATGGAGCGCCACCCGGAAATCAACCTGCGCCTCGATGCGACGACGAGGCTCATCAATCCGGCCGCCTCCGATATCGATGTCGCGATCCGCGTCGGCAAGGGTCAATGGCCCGGCGTGAGGATCGAGCACCTTCTGGATCAGCAGGTCTTTCCCGTCTGTTCTCCGCAGATGGCCGCGAAACTGAAGAGGCCGGCCGATATCCTGAAGCTCCCGGCCGTCATCGATGCCCATGCCATGTTCACATGGGATGTCTGGATGCAGGCGGCCGGCCTATCCGGTGCCCCGCCCGCAGTACGCCACAGCTTCAACGATGCCTCGCTTTGCCTCGATGCGGCGATTGCCGGGCAGGGTGTGATGCTTGCCTGGCAGACGCTTGCGGGCTTTTCCCTGCAGGAGGGCCGGCTGGTCGCACCCTTCGGCATCCGCGCCAATACCGGCGACGGCTATTATTTCGTAACAGCCGAAGGCAGCCGTGAGCCGAAGAAGGTACGTGACTTCAAGGCCTGGATTCGCGAGCAAATGGCTGAAACAGCCGCGATCTTCGGCTGATTCTCAAATCTCGATCGGCTCCAGTGAGCGCTTGCGCTGCATTTCCAGATAGGCCGGGCGCGACTGGCAACGCTTGATCCAGGCGTCGATATTCGGATGTGCCTCGAAGAGCGCGGTTTCGCTCTGGGCATAGCGCAGCACTTCCGCGATGTTGAGATCGACGACCGTGAAACGTCCGCCGACGATCCAGTCCTTGCCGTCGAGATGCTTTTCGAGAACCGAGAGCGGCCGCTTCATGGTACGGCACGCGACATCGATCACCGCGCGTCCTGCCTCGGTGTTTTCCCTGCCGTCATCATAGGTCGAGACGATCTTGCCCGTATTGCCATCGAGTTCGGAAACCGCCCAGACCGTCCACATCGTCATCAAACCGTCTTCCTCGACGGTATTGCCGCCGAGCTCGCCGCCATATTTGCGTGCGAGGTAAAGGTTGATTGCCAGCGACTCATTCAGCACGAGATCGCCGTCCTTGACGGCGGGGATCAATGCCATCGGGTTCAACGCAAGGAACTTCGGCGACAGAGTATTGATAGGCGCGTCCGGCGAGAGCGGATTGGCAAGCCGTTTGGCCTGCAACACCGGCACGGACTCGAATTCGATCCCGAGTTCCTCGGCCATCCAGTAAATGCGGGCCGAACGCGAGCGGTAAACCCCATAAATCGTCAGCATGGAAATGTCCCTCTTCTTTGGTGCGCCGACCCTAAAGCCAGCGCGATCGTGAAGAAAGCATCCGCGGATGATATGTCGATGAAAGCTTTTGATAGCACTCAGGAAATCCGGTTTCGCTCGACGGTCAGCTGCTTATAGCGGGAGTTATTGTCAGCAAGCTCGTCAGAAACCTGCTTCTCCCACGCGAACCCCATCACAGCGCCCTTGCCCATCTCCTGGAAGATATTGTCGGTGATCACGGCGGAACCGGCGCCCTCGGCAACCGAGACCGCGCAGCCAACCGGCGACTTGCGCACGACATTGCTGTTGACGACGACATTGCGCAGATAAGGCCCCCAGCCGATCTGCAGCCCCCAGCGCGGCGCATCCTCGATGACATTGCCAGACACCAGAGTATCGGCCTCCGCCGCAATACCGATGCCGAAGCCGACCTCGTGCTTGTAAGGCCCCTTGAGCGTCAGGTTGCGGATGACATTGCCCGTCACACTTGCCAGTCGGCCGCCCTGGTCGAAATTGGCAATCGATATGCCGTTTGCCGCCCCGTCGATCACATTGCCGGAGACGACCGCGCCGACGAATTCGAACTCCACGTAGATCGCCGTCTCGCCGGAGCGGCGGCATTGGTTGTTGCTGATCAGGATGTTGGAGCCGGAATTGGCGCGAACAGCGGTGAAGGCGCAGTCGGAGATCTGATTGTTCGTCACCGTTACGCCATCGGCGCGGAAAATATTGATGCCGTTGCCGTTCTCGCCGGTGCCGCCATCATTGGCGCGGATATTGAAAACGCGGTTGCCGGACAC
This genomic window contains:
- a CDS encoding NAD(P)H-quinone oxidoreductase, translated to MSLPSRMRFVDVPSFGGPEAMVIADGPVPAPSEGQILVRTEAVGINRPDISQRQGSYPPPKDASPILGLELAGEVVAIGPGVTGYSLGEKVCGLANGGAYAEYCLLPAGQALPFPRGFDAVKAAALPETFFTVWANLFQMAGLTEGEKVLIHGGSSGIGTTAIQLAKAFGAEVYATAGSKEKCEACERLGARRAINYRQEDFAAVIREETGHGVDIVLDMIGAAYFEKNIASLAKDGCLSIIAFLQGAVAEKVNLAPIMVKRLTVTGSTMRPRTAEEKRAIRDDLLSEVWPLLEAGTVAPVIYETFAFEDVAAAHRLMESSNHIGKIMLKLG
- a CDS encoding MFS transporter, producing the protein MSETALEPSGSTTSVFQLFSPTLLPATLMLGGGMTISAVESYITATIAPSIVRDVGGLELFSLVTTLYIAATILGAIFMAMRPRTIGLRSVYVIAAVIFGVGSLLCAAAPSMPVVLIGRTVQGFGTGALAALCYAFIRFVYPEPLWPKASTLYAAIWGISTVIGPTLGGFFAHGSAWRYAFAVLVPLGVLMAVLAPRLLPQAKDDREHTKMPVAQICLLLAAVLLVCTAGTIELTTAKIGLIGVSIVAVGAMLVMERRGNNRLLPLGAVTLSQPISRVYLTMLGLNFVLVSDIFIPYFLQVLHGVTPLISGYLVALVALGWTVAAFFSGSFSGRKANAAIIVGCSTEAAATAMLAVFLARENPEARLIILAPAAVAMFMMGFGVGLGWAHLVAKVLKLVADSEQDKASAAIPTISSLGSAFGAAFAGVIANGTGLVEPGGIAGALSAASWLYLIMALPGLIATGAALSLTASNRKSESIFGKPDA
- a CDS encoding transcriptional regulator: MRQSPVNRILILLKTEGPQLAAALGDALGISGEAARQQLAKMAEEGLVEPVSVAARGRGRPSQLWHLTAEGNSHFPDGHAELTATLLTTVVQQLGPAALDTVITARENETLQRYRDELADKPDLAARVEGLAAIRSREGYMADSWQEEDGSLMLVENHCPICAAATACAGFCRSELDTFRSVLSARVERSEHILLGARRCAYRITPR
- a CDS encoding MFS transporter, whose product is MPSSFSSIIRDSRIRIPTVTLVALAFTYASTVPYQSIIGISELGMSDGAYSALVFFAAIVNVSISLTLGIWSDRLTERRPLVLALSIAGMIGFGSIALIHSPAVFIFSVLFLVPMSNSTYSLLFASVRARTNQLVRSEAVAITSTVRALYSGSWAVAPGLVGLALVTSPSMTPAYGVAAVASLICFCLYFFFAPGNGPVRETIPNQPGFFASLKRVFAPDVFIRVFVMSLLLGLQRLSGMVSPLIVVHKIGGSVVDVGFLSGLTAFLEMPFMMMWGLVQRRFRTVHVLAFGSVLYCLYLVLLGFATAPWQLYALLGLNACGAAAILSLPITYLQDLIADRPGLGSSLISLNTFIGIGVAAGLFALGTAVTDYSGTAFVGAATGIATIVILLYLESGSGVRQPA
- a CDS encoding asparaginase, which produces MPNPVLVEVTRGLLVESRHSGSVAVVDGDGRVAFSRGDIEASVFPRSACKAMQALPLLESGAADAYGFGNRELALACSSHSGEDEHVALAASMLSRAGRDVGALECGAHWSSDQKTLIHQARTLEKPTALHNNCSGKHSGFICVCCHQDIDSKGYVSYDHPLQQQIRDAMGDLTGAALGHDVCGTDGCSIPTYAVPLKALAHGFAKMATGNGLGPERAKASRRLIEACMAEPFYVAGTGRACTELMQIAPGRIFCKTGAEGVFCAAIPEQGIAIALKCDDGTTRAAEAMVAATLARHFEKGGKEHAALSAMANKSMRNWNGIHVGDVRVTDAFA
- a CDS encoding DeoR/GlpR family DNA-binding transcription regulator; amino-acid sequence: MLTSQRKTLILDILRRDGQVIAKRVAEDFELSEDTIRRDLREMAAEGLLKRVHGGALPIAPDLPDFTARRDVASDVKARLGARAAQMVKAGQMVFLDGGTTTAEVARHLPRDIAFTIATHSPTIAAELEHHPTAEVILCGGRLYKHSMVATGAVAMAAISALRPDLFFLGVTAVHPVHGFSTGDFEEAAIKRHIARCSAETHVLLTAEKFDLVSPCTVLAASEVAGLIVPAEMPRERLQPYAELNVAIASA
- a CDS encoding DUF4406 domain-containing protein — translated: MLILIAGPYRSGTGDDPTKMAANLKRLEEPSHALFKAGHVPMIGEWVALPVWNAAGGKSVGDDLYEEIFHPVAGRLLQLCEGVLRLPGDSKGADNDVRIATERGIPVWHRLEDVPGCA
- a CDS encoding glutathione S-transferase family protein, giving the protein MHTLYFAPGTCALASLIALEESGLSFDTKKVNTRENEQRSEAFLKINPKGRVPALLTDRGVLTESTAILAYIAQTAPTAKLAPLDDPFEFARLQAFNGYISSTVHVNHAHRPRGSRWADDEAALESMKAKVPQTMGESFELIEAALFRGPWVMGDSYTVADPYLFVMTGWLPSDGVDPARFPGISAHYARMLERPAVQRALAREKA
- a CDS encoding MmcQ/YjbR family DNA-binding protein is translated as MESIASILARLKRLTKEAGLSGIEESTSYGNLALKVGGKSFVAVKNDETVVISIPIDHKEHLLTMAPDIYFQTNHYVGWPHLPVRIAAIGDDELKQRLIDAWTYRAPKKLISAYRAQAFSRASAR
- a CDS encoding LysR substrate-binding domain-containing protein, coding for MRNLNSVHLNGLRALEAVGRLGSLQAAADELGVSVGAVSQQVIKAEAQLGRLLFERTPKGMLVTEAGAPVLAALNEGFLRLSEAVSMAQRKDECILTISVAPVLAARWLVCRLDRFMERHPEINLRLDATTRLINPAASDIDVAIRVGKGQWPGVRIEHLLDQQVFPVCSPQMAAKLKRPADILKLPAVIDAHAMFTWDVWMQAAGLSGAPPAVRHSFNDASLCLDAAIAGQGVMLAWQTLAGFSLQEGRLVAPFGIRANTGDGYYFVTAEGSREPKKVRDFKAWIREQMAETAAIFG
- a CDS encoding glutathione S-transferase family protein translates to MLTIYGVYRSRSARIYWMAEELGIEFESVPVLQAKRLANPLSPDAPINTLSPKFLALNPMALIPAVKDGDLVLNESLAINLYLARKYGGELGGNTVEEDGLMTMWTVWAVSELDGNTGKIVSTYDDGRENTEAGRAVIDVACRTMKRPLSVLEKHLDGKDWIVGGRFTVVDLNIAEVLRYAQSETALFEAHPNIDAWIKRCQSRPAYLEMQRKRSLEPIEI
- a CDS encoding TIGR03808 family TAT-translocated repetitive protein produces the protein MLAASAAAMTAAPVGAEQPDLRGSINAVRYRAVPESGDRKNRNLQQMIEQAARENAPVFLPPGTYPISNLTLPDNTRISGVPGATRIVYTGEGHLFAAENVGRIELSNLVIDGSNRLLADYAGGLVQFTGVGEVLIDNCEIIGSRKHALQLERCGGRIERSTISAAGQSGIYAVESSGLEISGNTVSDCGNGGILVHRWKKAEDGTVVSGNRVFNIRANDGGTGENGNGINIFRADGVTVTNNQISDCAFTAVRANSGSNILISNNQCRRSGETAIYVEFEFVGAVVSGNVIDGAANGISIANFDQGGRLASVTGNVIRNLTLKGPYKHEVGFGIGIAAEADTLVSGNVIEDAPRWGLQIGWGPYLRNVVVNSNVVRKSPVGCAVSVAEGAGSAVITDNIFQEMGKGAVMGFAWEKQVSDELADNNSRYKQLTVERNRIS